GCGAGGATAAAAAGGGCGCCTTGCCAGCGGTCTATGTGATGTTTTTTGCCGATGAAGAGTGCTGCCATGAGCGCAGTTGTTGCGCCGATGCCTACAAGCGCATCAACCATGAAACCAGGATTAGTTGGAAGCGGGGCAATAGTGGCGCTCAGTCCAAGAATCCAAAATACGTTAAAGATATTTGAGCCCACAATGTTGCCGACCGCGATGTCAATTTCCTTCTTCAAAGTGGCGATGATCGATGTCGCCATCTCTGGAAGAGAAGTGCCGATAGCAACAATAGTGAGACCGATTACGCTTTCTGAAAGACCAAAGAATCTCGCGAAAATAATTGCATTATCAACCAGGAGTTTGCCTCCAATCACGAGTGCCGCAAGTCCTCCAATAATTAAAAGAATAGCCATAAGAGGACTCACCGTTTTCCCTTGGGTTTTTTCGCCTTCGTTTGCAGGAGCGGTGTCATTCCTAGCAATCGCAAATATGTAGAACATGAAGATGATGAAGAAGCCGATGAACGCAAGCCCTTCAGAGCGGGAAATGACGTTTGTCGCCGCGCCATCAAACAAAACGTCACTGCCAAAGATAAGAACAAAAAGCATTGCGAGGAGCGCGAGTGGTATTTCCCACTTCACCGTTGACGATTGAACGGCAAGGGGAGCAATGAGCGCTGAGATACCAAGAATGAGCAGAATATTGCCGATGTTTGAACCGACAATGTTGCCGATAGCGATATCGGTTGCTCCCGTAAATACCGAGTACAGGTTTACGGTAAGTTCCGGAGTTGAGGTGCCAAACGCCACTACCGTAAGACCGATGACAAGAGGGGTAACTCCAAAGCCGCGGGCAACTGAAGAAGCGCCTTTAACCAGGTATTCAGCCCCAAAAATTAATATGACGAGCCCTATGGCAATCATTCCGAGCGAAATCAGTAGCTCCATATCTAGGCTCCAGGATACCGTATAAATTTAATCTGTCTTCCCTCGTTGTCTAAAAAATTTATCGCGTACTTCGCGCGGCATCTTTATATTTCGCTGCGGAGAGGGAGGGATTCGGTCACGAATCACTAAGTATTTTGCTCCTAGGACTCGCAAAATACTAAGTGTTCTCGACCCCGCCTCGCTTGCTTTACTCGCTCCGGCTTTCGAATCCCGTCCTCCTGAAATAACAAAACCCTATAAGGGGCATGTTATTTCAGATGCGGTGTGTATTGAACGATTCGAACTAAGTGAGTCGCACTGCCTTCATATATCTAGAAAGCCTTATAAATTAGTAATTTTTTGAAGATTTATAGAATAGAGGACTAACGCACAATCAATTTACCTTTCTGTTCAAAATGACCTTTACCACAGAGAACTGAGCATAAAAATTCGTACTCGCCTGGGCTAATGTTTGAAAGTTCGATGATAGTTTCTTTTTGGGGTGGAAGGACCTTATCAATCCCAAGTTCTCGAATTCCAAATCCGTGCTGGTACGAATCTTCGTTGAATATACGCAAACGAACAGCGGTGTTGGCGGGAATGATAATCTCATTTGGTTCAAAGCGCCACTCGTTCTTGATTACTCGAACAGAGATATCTTGTGCGTCGCCCTCCT
This sequence is a window from Bdellovibrionales bacterium. Protein-coding genes within it:
- a CDS encoding cupredoxin domain-containing protein encodes the protein MMNLLKNNNSIIPKIITAVFIVAGIAVLIQGYAYFSNTKQEVRVEEGDAQDISVRVIKNEWRFEPNEIIIPANTAVRLRIFNEDSYQHGFGIRELGIDKVLPPQKETIIELSNISPGEYEFLCSVLCGKGHFEQKGKLIVR
- a CDS encoding calcium/sodium antiporter — protein: MELLISLGMIAIGLVILIFGAEYLVKGASSVARGFGVTPLVIGLTVVAFGTSTPELTVNLYSVFTGATDIAIGNIVGSNIGNILLILGISALIAPLAVQSSTVKWEIPLALLAMLFVLIFGSDVLFDGAATNVISRSEGLAFIGFFIIFMFYIFAIARNDTAPANEGEKTQGKTVSPLMAILLIIGGLAALVIGGKLLVDNAIIFARFFGLSESVIGLTIVAIGTSLPEMATSIIATLKKEIDIAVGNIVGSNIFNVFWILGLSATIAPLPTNPGFMVDALVGIGATTALMAALFIGKKHHIDRWQGALFILAYVGYVTYLLV